Part of the Novosphingobium sp. ZN18A2 genome, GTCATTGCGCTGAAGGCGGCGCCAGGCAAGATCGTCGAGTCCGATTATGAAAAGGAAGACGGTATCTGGCGTTGGTCTTTCGATATCCGGCAAGGCAAGCGCATTCACGAAATCGGGATCGATGTCATGACCGGCAAGATCGTCGAAAGCAGCTTTGAAACCCCTGGCGACAAGGACTGATCGGAGGCCGTGCGTATCCTGGTGGCCGAAGACGAGCCGGAAACCGCGCAGTTCGTGGCAAACGGCCTCCGGGAACACGGGCACAACGTGCTGCTTGCGAGTAGCGGCCCCGATGCGCTGCACTTCGGTCTTACCGAAGATCTGGACCTGATGATCCTTGACCGCATGCTGCCGGAACTGGACGGGCTATCCGTCCTGCGCCGGCTGCGGGCGGCGGAGATCATGGCACCGGCGATCATGCTGACGGCCCTCGGCCGGATAGAGGACCGCATCGAAGGACTGGATGCCGGTGCCGACGATTATCTGGTCAAACCGTTTGCCTTTGGCGAACTGTTCGCGCGGGTTAATGCCCTCAGCCGCCGCGCCGCGCCGCAAGAGGCGGTTACGCGGCTGGTGGCAGGCCCGATCGAGATGGACCTGCTGCGGCGTGAAGTGCGGCGCGATGGCGC contains:
- a CDS encoding PepSY domain-containing protein encodes the protein MNQILKWTLLPLASTAILLSGAANAAPAPKVSKARAQVIALKAAPGKIVESDYEKEDGIWRWSFDIRQGKRIHEIGIDVMTGKIVESSFETPGDKD
- a CDS encoding response regulator transcription factor, with amino-acid sequence MRILVAEDEPETAQFVANGLREHGHNVLLASSGPDALHFGLTEDLDLMILDRMLPELDGLSVLRRLRAAEIMAPAIMLTALGRIEDRIEGLDAGADDYLVKPFAFGELFARVNALSRRAAPQEAVTRLVAGPIEMDLLRREVRRDGAPVTLQPREFRVLEELMRHPGEFVTRTMLLERVWDFHFDPQTKIVETHISRLRSKLNEGGLPDVIETVRGVGYRMREQ